One region of Jonesiaceae bacterium BS-20 genomic DNA includes:
- a CDS encoding cytochrome c biogenesis protein ResB — translation MAKQSSGYVPEGMDNAFNGASGSGPTKPNVAKLGLVGTGRFIWRQLTSMRVALMLLMLLAVAAVPGSMFPQRPQDPVRTAQYILDNPSLGPWLDRFGFYDVYASPWFSAIYILLFISLVGCILPRTKVHFKALRSAPPRVPRRFNRFPAQANATVTDQTPQEVIDKANAQLRGRFNFLPRFRTAVAQEESGALTISAERGYLRESGNLVFHIALLGILLSFGAGQMLEYRGQALITEGRGFANAEVAYDSFSSGAWVGEDTLEPFTLQLNEFVSSFRLYDSKALDFTAYVTLTEPDGTKRDEAVKVNEPLIQNGTKVYLMGNGYAPVITVRDAAGEVAFSGSVPFLPEDDFYTSTGVIKVPDVSTGEQMGFVGYLLPTADFSTASAASLYPEALNPYLILDLYTGDLGLDEGMPQNVYRLTTDDMTMVNIQDGVRRPLVIKMGEVFELPGGLGTIEFNEIPRYAAFDLRYDPTLMALLITSVAAFVGVAVSLFTPRRRVWLRVTESDAGTEVALAGLARGDDFGLQGEVDRVLSAIVDEPDAPKAAKSRSREI, via the coding sequence ATGGCAAAGCAATCTTCCGGTTATGTGCCCGAGGGCATGGACAATGCCTTCAATGGTGCGTCCGGGTCCGGGCCAACCAAGCCCAACGTGGCTAAGTTAGGGCTGGTAGGAACGGGTCGGTTTATTTGGCGCCAGCTGACATCAATGCGCGTTGCACTCATGTTGTTGATGCTGCTCGCGGTTGCCGCAGTACCGGGCTCCATGTTCCCGCAGCGGCCTCAAGATCCAGTGCGCACCGCGCAATACATCTTGGACAACCCGTCATTGGGTCCATGGCTGGACCGGTTCGGGTTCTATGACGTCTATGCTTCGCCATGGTTCTCAGCGATCTACATTCTGCTGTTTATCTCCCTAGTCGGCTGTATTTTGCCGCGCACCAAGGTGCACTTCAAGGCGCTGCGCAGTGCACCGCCGCGGGTGCCACGGCGTTTCAACAGGTTCCCGGCCCAGGCTAACGCCACGGTTACGGACCAAACCCCGCAAGAAGTCATTGATAAGGCGAACGCACAATTGCGCGGCCGCTTCAATTTTCTGCCTCGCTTTAGAACAGCGGTAGCGCAAGAAGAATCCGGGGCCCTGACTATCTCGGCTGAACGCGGGTACCTGCGCGAGTCCGGAAACTTGGTTTTCCACATTGCCTTGCTCGGCATCTTGTTGTCCTTTGGGGCCGGCCAGATGCTGGAGTACCGCGGTCAAGCCCTGATCACCGAGGGACGCGGTTTTGCTAATGCCGAGGTTGCCTACGACTCGTTCTCCTCGGGAGCCTGGGTGGGGGAGGACACCCTTGAGCCGTTCACGCTGCAGCTCAACGAGTTTGTTTCCTCCTTCCGCCTGTATGACTCCAAGGCGTTGGACTTCACCGCCTACGTCACGCTGACCGAGCCGGACGGCACCAAACGCGATGAAGCGGTCAAAGTTAACGAGCCCCTCATCCAAAACGGCACCAAGGTTTACCTCATGGGTAACGGGTACGCTCCGGTTATTACGGTTCGCGATGCCGCAGGCGAGGTAGCGTTTTCTGGTTCCGTGCCGTTCTTGCCCGAGGACGATTTTTACACCTCAACGGGTGTCATCAAAGTTCCTGATGTTTCAACCGGTGAGCAGATGGGCTTTGTTGGTTACCTGCTACCCACCGCCGACTTCTCAACCGCAAGTGCAGCCTCGCTGTACCCGGAAGCACTGAACCCGTACCTAATTTTGGACCTGTACACGGGTGATCTGGGGCTGGATGAGGGCATGCCACAGAACGTGTACCGCCTGACTACCGATGACATGACCATGGTCAACATCCAAGATGGGGTTCGCCGCCCGCTCGTGATCAAGATGGGCGAGGTCTTTGAACTCCCCGGTGGCCTAGGAACCATTGAATTCAACGAGATCCCGCGGTATGCGGCCTTTGACCTGCGGTATGACCCAACGCTCATGGCACTCTTGATCACGTCGGTCGCTGCTTTTGTGGGCGTCGCGGTATCGCTGTTTACACCACGCCGCCGAGTCTGGCTGCGGGTGACGGAGTCAGACGCCGGCACCGAGGTTGCTCTGGCCGGTCTTGCCCGAGGCGACGACTTTGGACTCCAAGGCGAGGTAGATAGGGTTCTGTCCGCAATTGTTGATGAGCCGGATGCCCCAAAGGCCGCTAAATCTAGAAGCCGGGAAATCTAG
- a CDS encoding PLDc N-terminal domain-containing protein, which produces MPRALFFLFVFALALYCVADVLSSDDHRRGGTPKFLWVIVACIPILGGVVWLVFISARKSALQQGAAPSSGSSAPYYGTRATGSRTGAPDDDPEFLWKLAAEQRRKREAEERRAKEQGQSSTDPDSDAPKKPEGDGPNPKPDN; this is translated from the coding sequence ATGCCCAGGGCTTTATTCTTTCTCTTTGTTTTCGCACTCGCGCTGTATTGCGTAGCCGACGTGCTGTCCAGTGATGATCACCGCCGCGGCGGAACCCCCAAGTTCTTGTGGGTTATTGTCGCCTGCATCCCCATCTTAGGCGGCGTGGTGTGGCTGGTCTTCATATCCGCACGTAAATCCGCATTACAACAGGGCGCAGCGCCATCTTCGGGCTCAAGCGCACCGTATTACGGCACGCGCGCTACGGGGTCCCGTACGGGCGCCCCGGATGATGATCCTGAATTTCTTTGGAAACTAGCCGCAGAGCAACGCCGCAAACGCGAAGCGGAAGAACGCCGCGCCAAGGAACAAGGGCAATCAAGCACCGATCCAGACTCGGACGCGCCCAAGAAGCCTGAGGGTGATGGACCTAACCCCAAGCCGGACAACTAG
- the ccsB gene encoding c-type cytochrome biogenesis protein CcsB has product MPLGQISDFITWGTITAYTIAMVCFAVDLAKVSELVGNRKMAALAVGSGGTALAEPTEPISYVGRRSKSLNIAMATTVMGALLHLAAIVTRGVAAGRVPWANMFEFCLTGTFVAVAVFLGVQIFKEIRYMGVLVTLLAVLFLVVGMNSFHIVADGVQPALQSYWLVIHVGIAVGATGIFTVAVVTSILQLLRDSRDTGSTLLHGEGAVIRGKNRFATKALDFAWLEVLPSAARLEALSFRINAIGFVMWTFTIIGGAIWADEAWGRAWGWDPKEVWSFVVWVVYAAYLHARTTRGWSGRRSAYFVLIGYFTVLFNFTGVNILFNGKHSYSGI; this is encoded by the coding sequence ATGCCGTTAGGTCAAATCAGCGACTTCATTACGTGGGGGACCATAACCGCGTACACGATTGCCATGGTCTGCTTTGCGGTCGACCTTGCCAAGGTCTCCGAGCTGGTGGGGAACCGGAAGATGGCCGCTCTTGCAGTTGGCAGTGGTGGTACGGCGCTGGCCGAACCCACCGAGCCAATCAGCTATGTGGGCCGCCGCTCCAAGTCCCTGAACATTGCGATGGCTACGACCGTCATGGGCGCGCTGCTGCACCTTGCCGCGATCGTGACTCGCGGTGTTGCCGCCGGACGTGTGCCTTGGGCCAACATGTTTGAGTTCTGCCTGACCGGAACCTTCGTTGCCGTAGCCGTCTTCCTAGGTGTCCAAATCTTCAAAGAGATCCGCTACATGGGGGTACTCGTTACCCTGCTGGCAGTCCTCTTCCTCGTCGTGGGGATGAACTCCTTCCACATCGTTGCTGACGGTGTCCAACCGGCCCTGCAAAGCTACTGGTTGGTAATCCACGTTGGTATTGCGGTTGGTGCCACCGGAATCTTTACCGTCGCGGTTGTTACCTCGATTCTGCAGCTCCTGCGTGATTCACGGGACACCGGATCAACGCTCCTGCACGGTGAGGGCGCGGTGATCCGTGGAAAGAACAGGTTTGCCACCAAGGCGCTGGACTTTGCTTGGCTCGAGGTACTGCCATCGGCAGCTCGCCTGGAGGCGTTGAGTTTTAGAATCAACGCAATTGGCTTTGTCATGTGGACGTTCACCATCATCGGTGGGGCCATTTGGGCAGACGAGGCGTGGGGCCGTGCCTGGGGCTGGGACCCTAAGGAAGTTTGGTCATTCGTTGTCTGGGTGGTCTACGCCGCCTACCTGCACGCGCGCACTACCCGCGGTTGGTCTGGACGCCGGTCCGCCTACTTTGTTCTCATTGGTTACTTCACCGTGCTGTTCAACTTCACGGGCGTGAACATCTTGTTCAACGGTAAGCACTCCTACTCCGGCATCTAA
- a CDS encoding 1,4-dihydroxy-2-naphthoate polyprenyltransferase — protein MATTGEWIAGARPRTLPAAAAPVFVGSGAAAQIDAFALLPALLALGLALALQIGVNYANDYSDGVRGTDLDRVGPLRLTASGIAQPKDVKRAAVGSFAIGAVLGLIAIIITGHWWLLIVGALSILAGWYYTGGKKPYGYLGLGEVGVFIFFGLVATLGTTYLQASKITMPAILGAVAIGLIACAILMANNIRDIPTDIVAGKRTLAVRMGDFRARQAYLAMIWIPIGLGVACAFWTPWALSVLFLLLPAVLLTLPIVAGARGKLLVPVLAGTGMFELAFGVLLGLSLAL, from the coding sequence ATGGCTACAACAGGTGAGTGGATTGCGGGTGCGCGCCCGCGTACCCTTCCCGCCGCAGCAGCCCCCGTCTTTGTAGGTTCCGGGGCTGCCGCCCAGATCGATGCCTTTGCACTGCTTCCCGCTCTGCTCGCACTGGGCTTGGCTCTCGCTTTGCAGATTGGTGTCAACTACGCCAATGACTACTCCGACGGGGTACGCGGAACCGACCTCGACCGGGTTGGTCCCCTGCGTTTGACCGCGTCCGGAATTGCCCAGCCCAAGGATGTAAAACGGGCGGCCGTTGGAAGCTTTGCCATAGGCGCTGTGCTGGGTTTGATCGCAATTATTATCACCGGGCACTGGTGGCTCCTGATTGTTGGTGCTCTGTCCATCTTGGCCGGCTGGTATTACACAGGCGGTAAGAAGCCCTACGGTTACCTTGGCCTTGGCGAGGTTGGGGTCTTTATCTTCTTTGGCCTCGTAGCGACGCTCGGAACGACCTACCTGCAGGCATCGAAAATTACCATGCCCGCAATCCTAGGTGCGGTGGCTATTGGGCTGATCGCCTGCGCGATCTTGATGGCAAACAACATCAGGGACATCCCCACCGACATTGTTGCTGGCAAACGTACCCTGGCTGTGCGCATGGGCGACTTTAGGGCCCGTCAGGCGTACCTGGCAATGATCTGGATCCCGATAGGGCTTGGAGTTGCCTGCGCATTTTGGACCCCTTGGGCACTCTCGGTCCTGTTTCTACTGCTCCCCGCCGTGCTGCTGACCCTGCCGATCGTGGCCGGTGCACGCGGCAAACTACTGGTTCCGGTTCTTGCCGGAACCGGCATGTTCGAGCTGGCATTTGGTGTGCTGCTGGGCCTATCACTCGCCCTCTAA
- a CDS encoding DUF4229 domain-containing protein: MPLLTYSLYRVLLIVGAGAILYAFGARSLTLAILAIFVGMLVSYLVLKGPRDKAAVYLAERKAHRERTGEQFSADIEADARAEDQQHYDE; this comes from the coding sequence GTGCCATTACTAACTTATTCTCTGTATCGAGTCCTGCTTATCGTGGGTGCGGGCGCCATTTTGTATGCCTTCGGTGCCCGCTCACTGACGCTCGCGATCCTAGCGATCTTTGTAGGAATGCTTGTGTCCTACCTTGTTTTGAAGGGGCCTCGTGACAAAGCCGCGGTCTATCTTGCCGAGCGCAAAGCACACCGGGAACGCACCGGTGAACAGTTCAGCGCCGACATTGAGGCCGATGCCCGTGCCGAGGACCAGCAACACTACGACGAGTAG
- a CDS encoding cytochrome c biogenesis protein CcdA has product MSIGDFFATAAFSGSMLLAIPIALIAGLVAFASPCVIPLVPGYLGFVSGLAASSAGDGTKSKPSRSRVLFGVSLFILGFTIVFVAAGVLTGVVGTALNQWMDPINRVLGVVIIIMGLAFMGAVPALQTDRRVGMGKASASTSLWGAPALGFAFGLGWTPCLGPTLVAINSLALSEGSALRGAFLAVMYSIGLGLPFLILGLGLQSNKKTLAFLRRHRVAIMRIGGGLLILIGLALVSGLWTKLSVTLTAWIGGTVTVV; this is encoded by the coding sequence ATGAGTATTGGTGACTTTTTTGCCACCGCCGCTTTTTCCGGGTCCATGCTGCTGGCGATCCCCATCGCCCTCATCGCAGGACTCGTGGCTTTTGCATCCCCCTGTGTGATCCCTTTGGTGCCCGGGTATCTAGGATTTGTGAGTGGACTTGCCGCCTCATCCGCGGGTGACGGCACCAAGTCCAAACCAAGCCGCAGCCGCGTACTATTCGGTGTGAGCCTGTTTATCCTGGGTTTCACCATTGTCTTTGTGGCCGCCGGGGTTTTGACCGGAGTGGTTGGGACCGCACTGAATCAGTGGATGGACCCCATCAACCGGGTACTCGGCGTGGTCATTATTATTATGGGACTGGCCTTCATGGGTGCGGTTCCCGCACTGCAGACTGACCGTCGGGTAGGGATGGGGAAGGCCTCCGCAAGCACAAGCCTGTGGGGCGCACCCGCGCTCGGGTTCGCTTTTGGCTTGGGGTGGACCCCTTGCCTTGGACCTACCCTGGTGGCAATTAACTCGCTCGCCCTGAGCGAAGGGTCAGCACTTCGCGGCGCATTCTTGGCCGTCATGTACAGCATTGGGCTGGGCCTGCCCTTCTTGATCTTGGGCCTGGGCCTGCAATCGAATAAGAAAACTCTCGCCTTCCTGCGCCGCCACCGAGTGGCAATCATGCGCATTGGTGGCGGGCTGCTGATCCTCATTGGACTGGCTTTGGTTTCTGGTCTGTGGACCAAACTCAGCGTCACGCTTACCGCGTGGATTGGCGGAACGGTTACGGTGGTTTAG
- a CDS encoding TlpA disulfide reductase family protein, translated as MTKHLQVPVSRSGSRKGVRALVGALLISGLVLSGCAQDSGNVAPTDVAGQGYQSGDGSITTWAVADRTDQVALTGQDYEAQAVDTTEWYGEVVVLNTWYAACPPCRAEAPDLVALEEEFAEQGVKFLGINRTDDAGTAQAFEREYGVTWPSINDATGSVIASLAGVVPIKAVPTTVVLDREGKVAARVLGQIDKSTMKALISDTLAEGK; from the coding sequence TTGACTAAACATTTGCAAGTCCCTGTCAGTCGTTCCGGCTCCCGTAAGGGCGTGCGGGCGCTGGTGGGTGCACTGCTGATCAGCGGATTGGTTCTGAGCGGCTGCGCTCAGGACTCCGGCAACGTTGCCCCAACGGATGTAGCCGGGCAAGGTTACCAATCCGGTGACGGCTCAATTACGACGTGGGCGGTTGCTGATCGAACCGATCAGGTAGCGCTAACCGGGCAAGATTATGAGGCCCAAGCCGTCGACACCACCGAGTGGTACGGCGAAGTTGTGGTCCTCAATACCTGGTATGCGGCCTGCCCGCCGTGCCGTGCCGAGGCCCCTGATCTGGTTGCCCTGGAAGAAGAGTTTGCCGAGCAGGGCGTGAAATTCCTGGGTATCAACCGGACCGATGACGCCGGCACCGCCCAAGCATTTGAACGGGAATACGGTGTGACCTGGCCATCTATCAACGATGCCACCGGTTCCGTAATCGCCAGCCTGGCCGGCGTTGTTCCCATCAAGGCTGTGCCAACCACCGTGGTGTTAGACCGCGAGGGTAAGGTAGCCGCCCGCGTGCTGGGTCAAATTGATAAGAGCACCATGAAGGCTCTGATCAGCGACACCTTAGCCGAGGGTAAGTGA